In a single window of the Ruminococcus albus 7 = DSM 20455 genome:
- a CDS encoding GGDEF domain-containing protein: protein MDLQKFVDSYVTMSCIISVRTFPDGHYGDIRLVCANKAYIDTIEDPENIAYSEMLNNKFVPDSPYEIYIPKDLNFEDACYRCAVLKKPFHTYIHPERYNFWLDTYIMPLTFDEGDRHYCIYSQEITPCASTRRMSNLDAGVAESVLQTCIKLHDGSDFNQTMDEIVKDLCKQCEADKVCLILTDMKERTFSILSEAAGSPIADYSVEDYLRSRYEDFFDIIETWDQAIAGSTCLIIQNERDMEVLYERDPVWAASMQEVDVHTIVLFPLVYNHETLGYIWAINFKAENTMRIRALLELATFFIASEIANQKLLDQMKMMSWSDMLTGVNNRNAMNLRVDSIVNGEEELPDETAVIYTDINGLKQVNDNGGHADGDRMLKKAANILKDVFPDGDIYRAGGDEFMVLVTGVPEHIIEERIEKLKVYRSDKADVSFSVGYFCSCGKTDIRHAMTMADKRMYDDKQRYYQDHPYRKRR, encoded by the coding sequence ATGGATCTTCAGAAATTTGTAGATAGTTATGTGACTATGTCTTGTATCATTTCCGTACGGACGTTTCCTGACGGTCATTACGGAGATATCAGGCTGGTATGCGCCAACAAGGCATATATAGATACTATTGAAGATCCTGAGAATATTGCGTATTCGGAAATGCTTAATAATAAGTTCGTACCCGATTCGCCATATGAGATCTATATACCGAAGGATCTGAACTTTGAGGATGCGTGCTACCGCTGTGCTGTCCTTAAAAAGCCGTTCCATACTTATATACATCCCGAAAGGTACAATTTCTGGCTGGATACGTATATCATGCCTCTGACATTTGACGAGGGTGACAGGCATTATTGCATATACTCTCAGGAGATAACGCCCTGTGCAAGCACCAGGCGTATGTCCAATCTTGATGCAGGGGTCGCTGAGTCAGTACTTCAGACCTGTATAAAGCTTCATGACGGCAGTGATTTCAATCAGACAATGGATGAGATCGTAAAAGACCTCTGTAAACAATGTGAGGCAGATAAGGTATGTCTTATACTTACGGACATGAAAGAGAGAACGTTCTCGATACTGAGCGAAGCAGCAGGTTCACCCATTGCTGATTATTCCGTTGAGGACTATTTACGCAGCAGATATGAGGATTTCTTTGATATCATAGAAACATGGGATCAGGCTATTGCCGGAAGTACCTGCCTTATTATACAGAACGAGAGGGATATGGAGGTGCTTTATGAGCGCGATCCTGTGTGGGCAGCATCCATGCAGGAGGTCGATGTGCATACCATAGTGCTGTTTCCTCTTGTGTATAACCATGAAACTCTGGGATATATCTGGGCGATCAACTTCAAAGCAGAGAACACTATGCGTATACGTGCGCTGCTAGAACTGGCAACATTTTTTATCGCCTCCGAGATAGCTAATCAAAAGCTGTTGGATCAGATGAAGATGATGAGCTGGTCAGATATGCTTACAGGTGTCAACAACCGTAATGCCATGAATCTGAGGGTCGATAGTATCGTCAATGGCGAAGAGGAACTCCCCGATGAAACCGCCGTTATCTATACAGATATAAACGGTCTTAAACAGGTGAACGATAACGGAGGCCATGCTGACGGAGATCGTATGCTGAAAAAGGCTGCCAATATTCTGAAGGATGTATTCCCCGACGGAGATATCTACCGCGCGGGCGGTGACGAATTCATGGTGCTGGTAACAGGTGTGCCCGAACATATAATAGAAGAAAGGATAGAAAAGCTGAAGGTCTATCGTTCTGATAAGGCAGATGTGAGCTTTTCGGTGGGCTATTTCTGTTCTTGCGGAAAAACTGATATACGCCATGCTATGACTATGGCTGATAAGCGTATGTATGATGACAAACAGCGCTATTACCAGGATCACCCGTACCGCAAGCGCAGATGA
- a CDS encoding HD-GYP domain-containing protein — MEFLKQNQLNILLFLSGVCAAMWVMVFFSRSIPIKRRNALGTIELCATLLLISDRLAYIYRGKPGDLARVMVRVSNFGVFMMVLVILKALNQYLKSILSASDDHNEPSALLQAADIVIYIDVVMTILTQFTGFYYYFDEFNRYQRGSGIFFSVSLPLLAFVFQLSDIMRRRERLSTRMLMSLIIFTTLPVIASTIQLFAYGISLTSISIVAPSMLLYLFSLIEMNEKVEKAKDHEIELLKEEQEAMQQLFEQTAMALAGAIDAKDKYTHGHSRRVAEYSQRIAEYAGKSHEEVQDIYYSALLHDAGKIGVPDVIINKEGRLTDEEFAAIKTHPSIGSQILSSINISPSLSIGASYHHERYDGRGYPSGLKGDDIPEIARIIAVADAYDAMTSKRSYREPMPQQLVREELVKGSGTQFDPVYAKIMLHLIDVDTEYNMKEHETIKELSGNAEMVCTEFRTEFSEGVIATREEMTIHLNYISDDDDDPVPTLILFDSLDQKIHCDDTSKKIVNYFEYCEIRLDGHVERSGAREIQNEIIYDSGISRDELLRKFKSGIAYDITAVKYNDHVRVRIENEYRSIEVITALPDNSRYVFLSFTGRNCRINSFRTQKTGVTADENSIKRIAPEISYIKVPAGNVPNIQIDGWRTAYTNGEELVSEMKIFFHAMSLPTARLIWHCPFIVLYSSDNGKIKGPNYRELALIRFDGECWDEKRMVNNDIQISRTDDFTGWENWKNTNKQGADCNAQLVKNDNIIDTNIEYNGLVLKIKTQLPKGEISKVYVSITGDQCAITNIWIK; from the coding sequence ATGGAATTCTTAAAACAAAATCAGTTAAACATATTGCTGTTTCTCAGCGGTGTCTGTGCGGCAATGTGGGTGATGGTGTTTTTTTCCAGATCTATACCGATAAAACGCAGAAATGCACTGGGTACTATAGAACTCTGTGCGACTCTGCTTCTTATTTCAGATCGGCTGGCATATATTTATCGCGGTAAACCGGGAGATCTTGCCCGTGTAATGGTCAGGGTCAGCAATTTTGGCGTATTCATGATGGTACTTGTGATACTGAAAGCTCTGAACCAATATCTGAAAAGTATCCTTTCTGCATCTGATGATCATAATGAGCCTTCAGCATTGCTGCAAGCGGCGGATATAGTTATATACATAGACGTGGTAATGACGATACTGACGCAGTTTACAGGCTTTTACTACTACTTCGATGAATTCAACCGATATCAGCGGGGCAGCGGAATATTTTTCAGCGTATCTTTACCGCTTCTGGCTTTCGTTTTTCAGCTTTCCGATATCATGCGCCGCAGAGAACGTCTTAGCACGAGAATGCTGATGTCACTGATAATATTTACGACTCTGCCTGTTATAGCTTCGACGATACAGCTTTTCGCGTATGGCATTTCGCTGACAAGTATCTCTATAGTCGCACCGTCGATGCTGCTGTATCTGTTCTCGCTTATAGAAATGAATGAAAAGGTTGAAAAAGCCAAGGATCATGAGATCGAACTTCTGAAAGAAGAACAGGAAGCTATGCAGCAGCTGTTTGAACAGACAGCTATGGCACTGGCAGGGGCAATAGATGCAAAGGATAAGTATACTCACGGACACTCTCGCCGTGTGGCAGAATACTCCCAGCGTATAGCCGAATATGCAGGTAAATCCCATGAAGAAGTGCAGGATATATACTACTCGGCGCTGCTTCACGATGCCGGCAAGATAGGCGTGCCCGATGTTATAATAAACAAGGAGGGCAGGCTGACCGACGAAGAATTTGCAGCTATCAAGACCCATCCGTCAATAGGAAGTCAGATACTTTCAAGTATAAATATATCACCGTCGCTGAGTATAGGTGCCAGCTATCACCATGAACGCTATGACGGCAGGGGATATCCCTCGGGGCTAAAGGGCGATGATATACCTGAGATCGCTAGGATAATAGCTGTGGCTGATGCTTATGATGCCATGACATCCAAAAGAAGCTACCGTGAACCGATGCCGCAGCAGCTGGTGCGTGAAGAGCTTGTAAAGGGCTCCGGGACACAGTTTGATCCGGTATATGCAAAGATAATGCTCCATCTTATCGATGTTGATACAGAATACAACATGAAGGAACACGAAACAATAAAAGAGCTTTCGGGCAACGCTGAAATGGTATGCACTGAATTCAGGACGGAATTCAGTGAGGGTGTTATTGCAACACGCGAGGAGATGACCATACATCTAAATTATATCTCTGATGACGATGATGATCCTGTTCCTACCCTGATATTGTTTGACTCACTGGATCAGAAGATACACTGCGATGACACTAGCAAGAAGATAGTGAACTACTTTGAGTACTGTGAGATAAGGCTTGACGGACACGTTGAACGTTCCGGCGCAAGAGAGATACAGAACGAGATCATATACGACAGCGGTATCAGCCGTGATGAGCTTCTGCGGAAGTTCAAGAGCGGTATAGCCTACGATATAACGGCTGTTAAGTACAATGACCATGTCAGGGTCAGGATAGAGAACGAGTATCGTTCGATCGAGGTGATAACTGCACTGCCGGATAATTCCAGATATGTGTTCCTTAGCTTTACAGGCAGAAACTGCAGGATAAACAGCTTCAGGACACAGAAGACAGGTGTTACTGCGGATGAGAATTCCATAAAGCGTATCGCGCCTGAAATAAGCTATATCAAAGTACCAGCAGGAAATGTTCCCAATATACAGATCGACGGATGGCGTACAGCTTATACTAACGGTGAAGAGCTTGTTAGTGAAATGAAGATATTTTTCCATGCCATGAGCCTGCCGACGGCAAGACTTATATGGCATTGTCCGTTTATTGTATTGTACAGCTCGGATAACGGAAAGATCAAAGGTCCTAATTACCGGGAACTTGCGCTGATAAGGTTTGACGGCGAATGCTGGGATGAAAAACGTATGGTAAACAATGATATACAGATAAGCAGGACCGATGATTTTACAGGCTGGGAAAACTGGAAGAATACAAACAAACAGGGCGCTGACTGCAACGCTCAGCTTGTAAAAAATGATAACATCATTGATACAAATATCGAATATAACGGTCTTGTGCTGAAAATCAAAACACAACTGCCTAAAGGAGAGATATCAAAAGTATATGTATCCATAACGGGAGATCAGTGTGCCATCACGAATATATGGATAAAGTGA
- a CDS encoding ketopantoate reductase family protein — protein sequence MRIAVLGIGVIGTTYAYAFQKAGHDTYHILREGKKDIPAKIGIHVLDGRYNAKGEEKNDVYKVMVAEDNSEYDFIIVSVASGKLDCAMDTIMKRNIKGTIVLFCNFWDERKDIERIVGDYEYITAFPTAGGHMSKDHELNCVLFDHVMLEGEAKANISNYAEILNLLRSADLKWEIPYDMFEWIWIHMAINAGVTSTAGRAGVLDDPNKLAMELMADSKALKLAVKTIRETLQIVKARGVDLKLYKNELLPYKIPAGLAGIAMKKMFSSNELTSRIMTLHNDISDILYGCKCVYDEGKKRELSLPLYYKNMEKILEQIG from the coding sequence ATGAGAATAGCTGTATTGGGAATCGGTGTTATTGGAACAACATATGCCTACGCATTTCAAAAGGCAGGACATGATACTTATCACATATTGAGGGAAGGTAAAAAAGATATTCCAGCTAAAATTGGTATTCATGTTTTAGATGGCAGATACAACGCGAAAGGCGAAGAAAAAAATGATGTATATAAAGTCATGGTAGCAGAGGATAATTCTGAATATGATTTCATTATTGTCAGCGTCGCAAGTGGCAAGCTGGATTGTGCGATGGATACTATAATGAAGAGGAATATCAAAGGAACGATTGTCCTTTTCTGTAATTTCTGGGATGAAAGAAAGGATATCGAAAGAATAGTAGGTGACTATGAATACATCACTGCGTTTCCAACAGCAGGCGGTCATATGAGCAAGGATCATGAACTCAATTGCGTACTTTTTGATCATGTAATGCTCGAGGGTGAAGCCAAGGCTAATATTTCTAATTATGCTGAAATATTAAATCTGCTGAGATCAGCTGACTTAAAGTGGGAAATACCATATGATATGTTTGAATGGATCTGGATCCATATGGCTATCAATGCAGGGGTAACATCTACTGCAGGCAGAGCGGGTGTACTTGATGACCCGAATAAATTGGCAATGGAACTTATGGCTGATTCAAAAGCATTGAAACTGGCAGTTAAAACTATTCGTGAAACACTTCAGATCGTTAAGGCAAGAGGTGTTGATCTTAAACTTTATAAAAATGAATTGCTGCCATACAAGATACCTGCGGGTTTAGCTGGTATTGCTATGAAAAAAATGTTTTCGTCTAATGAGCTAACTTCAAGAATCATGACTCTGCATAATGATATCAGCGATATTTTATATGGGTGTAAATGTGTATACGATGAAGGCAAGAAACGTGAGTTAAGCCTGCCGTTGTACTATAAAAATATGGAAAAGATTCTGGAGCAAATTGGGTAG
- a CDS encoding carbohydrate ABC transporter permease — MSSSKIGAAAPDPSSKQKITPIQIVIYAFLVIISLTYLLPLLWVFNVSFKTNKEIFTAPFALPQNITFDNYSFAWTAGNLGTATLNSFIVCVISLLLSMLIGSMAAFGISRLHWKGSKLAMTYFLTGMMIPIHCVLIPLFTRFANLNLGFTTLHLSNTLTSLVLPYLTFSLPITIFIMEGFFTSMPNELIECACMEGANIFQIFFKICLPLGRTGLFVTGLMTFVGNWNELLLAMVFISDETKKTLPVSLSKFVGPYNTNYSQMFAAIMIAVIPTIIVYCAFSNKIVDGLTAGAVKG, encoded by the coding sequence ATGAGTTCTTCAAAAATTGGAGCTGCAGCACCGGATCCTTCTTCCAAGCAAAAGATAACACCGATACAGATAGTGATATATGCATTTCTGGTAATAATATCCTTAACATATCTTCTTCCGCTGCTTTGGGTGTTCAACGTTTCGTTCAAAACGAACAAGGAGATATTTACCGCTCCTTTTGCACTTCCACAAAATATAACATTTGATAACTATTCATTCGCATGGACAGCAGGTAATCTGGGTACAGCAACACTCAATTCATTCATCGTGTGTGTTATTTCACTGTTGCTCAGTATGCTGATCGGTTCAATGGCTGCATTCGGCATCTCACGTCTGCACTGGAAAGGTTCTAAGCTTGCCATGACTTATTTCCTTACAGGTATGATGATACCTATCCACTGCGTGCTTATACCTCTGTTCACAAGATTTGCGAATCTGAATCTCGGATTTACAACTCTGCATCTTTCAAACACGCTTACAAGCCTTGTCCTTCCTTATCTTACATTCTCACTTCCTATTACGATATTCATTATGGAAGGCTTCTTCACGAGTATGCCTAACGAGCTTATCGAATGTGCTTGTATGGAGGGTGCTAATATCTTCCAGATATTCTTCAAGATATGCCTGCCCCTCGGCAGAACAGGTCTGTTTGTAACAGGTCTTATGACTTTCGTCGGCAACTGGAACGAACTTCTTCTTGCAATGGTATTCATCTCCGATGAAACCAAAAAGACACTTCCGGTATCACTGTCCAAGTTCGTAGGACCATACAATACAAACTATTCACAGATGTTTGCAGCTATCATGATAGCCGTGATCCCGACTATCATAGTTTACTGCGCATTCTCCAACAAGATCGTTGACGGCCTTACCGCAGGTGCCGTAAAGGGTTGA
- a CDS encoding carbohydrate ABC transporter permease, producing MDKMLRSKKAIVIFMLPAFLLFTLVLFIPIIQSVYYSFCEYKVLQAPKFIGLDNYKAILSDKTFAIAFKNSMFFLIFSCVSQLILGLFYAALLTNIEKGRNLFKNIIYLPCVLSSAALGLLWMFIFSPKLGINLLLEKMGIEGPMWLSDIRGTIILPMWIIAFVALWQYVGQSMMLYMAQISGISKSLMEASYIDGCTKAMTFRYVTLPLIKPMVATAMSLNAIGSLKFFDLIFNMTEGGPNHKTEVLATHLYQQGFKFSKYGYASAIGVVLLILCLAVTLFINKVVKTEQYEM from the coding sequence ATGGACAAAATGCTTAGGAGCAAGAAAGCTATTGTTATCTTCATGCTTCCTGCGTTTCTTTTGTTCACACTGGTGCTTTTTATACCGATCATACAGTCGGTGTATTATTCATTCTGTGAATATAAAGTACTCCAAGCCCCTAAATTTATCGGGCTTGACAATTATAAGGCTATACTATCCGATAAAACGTTCGCTATTGCTTTTAAGAACTCAATGTTCTTTCTCATTTTCTCATGTGTGTCACAGCTTATCTTAGGTCTTTTCTATGCAGCGCTGCTTACAAACATCGAGAAAGGTCGAAATTTATTCAAGAACATTATATATCTGCCCTGCGTACTCTCATCAGCAGCACTCGGTCTGCTGTGGATGTTTATATTCAGCCCTAAGCTGGGTATCAACTTGCTCCTTGAAAAAATGGGCATTGAGGGTCCTATGTGGCTGTCGGATATCAGGGGCACTATCATACTTCCCATGTGGATAATAGCTTTTGTTGCTCTCTGGCAGTATGTTGGTCAGTCTATGATGCTTTATATGGCACAGATATCAGGTATAAGCAAGTCCCTTATGGAGGCAAGCTATATCGACGGATGTACCAAGGCTATGACATTCAGATATGTTACACTTCCGCTTATCAAGCCCATGGTAGCTACTGCTATGTCGCTGAATGCCATAGGCTCGCTGAAATTCTTCGATCTTATATTCAATATGACCGAAGGCGGCCCCAACCATAAAACTGAGGTACTTGCAACTCACCTATATCAGCAGGGCTTCAAGTTCTCAAAATACGGCTATGCAAGTGCTATAGGCGTAGTACTGCTCATACTTTGTCTGGCAGTAACATTATTCATCAACAAGGTCGTTAAGACCGAGCAGTACGAGATGTAA
- a CDS encoding ABC transporter substrate-binding protein: protein MKKRKILATLVSAAMLATTLASCGDASGSKKKKNADGSQEITWMFWDDLNATEDLISLGYKETIERFNNDYKGKYHVTPITTNLEEYYNNLNAKVAAKETPDVFIVSPGPQLTDYVKPGVAAPLDDYLAKDGWKDTFTSDSVFSQQTYDGKIYAVPLNTAAACCFYNTEMFEKAGISDTPKTWEEMIAACEKLQGAGYTPISISANTAWCLSMVAGYLCEAEGVDLAKLADGSASWEDGKLENACNKLLDLSKYFQKTAGGDTNDVATAGFYNEEAAILIQGSWAIGQINGQNPDFESKCGVFQFPGVDRVIAKSDSLCMSSTTDCPEGAAALIKYFTDEKSQKYTAEKGGKIPVTKVEYDTSAAPKQLAFVMDVFSNATGTFGFYNESMPTTETGAHFDDTMVAVFQGSITPADAAKDMEEYYAANCRK, encoded by the coding sequence ATGAAAAAAAGAAAGATCTTAGCAACACTAGTATCAGCAGCAATGCTGGCAACTACGCTTGCAAGCTGCGGCGACGCAAGCGGTTCTAAAAAGAAGAAAAACGCTGACGGCTCACAGGAGATCACATGGATGTTCTGGGATGACCTCAACGCTACCGAGGATCTGATCTCTCTCGGCTATAAGGAAACTATCGAGAGATTCAACAATGATTACAAGGGTAAGTACCACGTAACACCTATAACAACAAACCTCGAAGAATACTACAACAACCTCAATGCTAAAGTTGCAGCAAAAGAGACTCCCGATGTATTCATCGTAAGCCCCGGACCTCAGCTGACCGACTATGTTAAGCCCGGCGTTGCAGCTCCCCTTGATGATTATCTTGCAAAGGACGGCTGGAAGGATACTTTCACAAGTGATTCTGTATTCTCTCAGCAGACCTACGACGGAAAGATCTACGCTGTTCCGCTGAACACTGCAGCTGCTTGCTGCTTCTACAACACCGAGATGTTTGAAAAGGCAGGTATCTCCGATACACCTAAGACATGGGAAGAGATGATCGCTGCTTGCGAAAAGCTCCAGGGTGCAGGCTATACACCTATTTCTATTTCTGCTAATACCGCATGGTGTCTCTCAATGGTAGCTGGTTACCTCTGTGAGGCTGAGGGTGTTGACCTTGCTAAGCTGGCTGACGGTTCCGCTTCATGGGAAGATGGTAAGCTCGAGAACGCTTGCAACAAGCTCCTTGACCTGTCCAAGTACTTCCAGAAGACAGCAGGCGGCGACACCAATGACGTTGCAACCGCAGGTTTCTACAACGAAGAAGCAGCTATCCTTATCCAGGGTTCATGGGCTATCGGTCAGATCAACGGTCAGAATCCTGACTTTGAATCCAAGTGCGGCGTATTCCAGTTCCCCGGCGTTGACAGAGTTATCGCTAAATCCGACTCTCTGTGCATGAGCTCTACAACTGATTGTCCCGAAGGCGCTGCTGCCCTCATCAAGTACTTCACTGATGAAAAGTCTCAGAAGTACACCGCTGAAAAGGGTGGTAAGATCCCTGTAACAAAGGTTGAGTACGATACTTCCGCAGCTCCCAAGCAGCTCGCATTCGTTATGGATGTATTCAGCAACGCAACCGGTACATTCGGCTTCTATAATGAGTCCATGCCTACAACTGAGACAGGTGCTCACTTCGACGATACAATGGTAGCTGTATTCCAGGGTAGCATTACACCTGCAGACGCTGCTAAGGATATGGAAGAATACTACGCTGCTAACTGCAGAAAGTAA
- a CDS encoding stage V sporulation T C-terminal domain-containing protein yields the protein MKATGIVRRIDDLGRVVIPKEIRRTMRIREGDPLEIYTNPDGEVIFKKYSPINELSDGALQAAEVISKLGGAPAVIFDKDHVVAVSGVPKKEYSQRRLTQALENMMENRCSYEYRSGSAEFHPVEGIDTHALAVAPIISGGDITGAVAFLGGDDDRHVTDDQAMLCKAAAMFLGKQIEQ from the coding sequence ATGAAAGCAACAGGAATAGTAAGACGCATAGATGACCTTGGCAGGGTAGTCATACCGAAAGAAATACGCAGGACTATGAGGATTCGTGAAGGCGACCCCCTAGAGATCTACACCAACCCCGACGGCGAAGTAATATTCAAAAAGTATTCCCCGATAAATGAGCTTTCCGATGGCGCTTTGCAGGCGGCGGAGGTCATATCAAAGCTGGGCGGTGCGCCTGCGGTGATCTTTGATAAGGATCATGTGGTGGCAGTGTCGGGTGTTCCGAAAAAGGAGTACTCGCAGCGCAGGCTGACCCAAGCGCTGGAAAATATGATGGAGAACCGTTGCAGTTATGAGTACCGCAGCGGATCGGCGGAATTTCATCCCGTGGAGGGCATTGATACCCACGCACTGGCAGTTGCGCCGATAATATCGGGGGGAGATATCACAGGCGCTGTGGCGTTTCTCGGTGGGGACGATGACCGCCATGTTACCGATGATCAGGCGATGCTTTGCAAGGCGGCGGCTATGTTTCTCGGCAAACAGATCGAACAATGA
- the tsaA gene encoding tRNA (N6-threonylcarbamoyladenosine(37)-N6)-methyltransferase TrmO has translation MEIIARIHTDLPTKFGLPRQSGLVEELEGLVVFEPKYREPEALRGIEGFSHLWLIWEFSEAKRDSWSPTVRPPRLGGNKRMGVFATRSPFRPNPIGLSCVKLLGVEKTADQGLALRVGGADLMDGTPILDIKPYLPLADCRPEATGGFAAEKAGYSVKVDFPAELLEKVPESKRTALKALLAQDPRPAYQNDPERVYGFGYAGLDVRFRVSGDRLEVIEVEET, from the coding sequence ATGGAGATAATCGCAAGGATACACACCGACCTGCCCACAAAATTCGGGTTGCCGCGGCAGAGCGGACTGGTTGAGGAACTGGAAGGTCTGGTGGTATTTGAGCCGAAATACCGAGAACCCGAAGCACTTCGGGGGATAGAGGGATTCTCGCACCTGTGGCTGATATGGGAATTTTCCGAGGCAAAGCGTGACAGCTGGTCGCCTACGGTACGTCCGCCGAGATTGGGGGGAAACAAGCGAATGGGCGTATTTGCTACACGATCACCTTTCCGCCCGAACCCCATCGGACTTTCATGCGTGAAACTTCTCGGAGTTGAAAAAACAGCAGATCAAGGGCTTGCCCTGAGGGTAGGCGGAGCCGATCTGATGGACGGCACGCCGATACTGGATATCAAGCCATATCTCCCCCTTGCTGACTGCCGCCCCGAAGCTACAGGCGGTTTTGCGGCGGAAAAGGCTGGTTATTCGGTAAAAGTAGACTTCCCTGCCGAACTTTTGGAGAAAGTACCCGAAAGCAAGCGGACAGCGTTGAAAGCACTTCTGGCTCAGGACCCTCGCCCCGCTTATCAGAACGACCCGGAGAGGGTATACGGTTTCGGGTATGCGGGACTCGATGTTCGGTTTAGGGTATCGGGTGACAGGCTTGAAGTGATCGAAGTCGAAGAAACGTGA